Within the Echinicola sp. 20G genome, the region CCTATAAATGTTTGGGGCATAGAGCAAAACTTTCAGTTTCCCTCAGTATATGGGGCACAAAATAAGTACCAAAAGAACCAACTGGGCTTAATGGAAAACAAGTATCTGTTGGATGAATTTAGGATTAAGCAAGAGGTTTCCAAAGCTTATTACACTGCTGTGTACTATTTCCAAGTAAAAGAAAACTATGATTTTTTGGATAGCCTATACAGCCAATTTGCATTTGCTGCCCAAAGAAAATTTGAACTTGGGGAAAGTAATCTTTTGGAGAAATTAACTTCCCAGAGTAAGTCAAAAGAAGTGGAAGTTTTGCTAGAGCAAAGTCAAAATAATCTCAATCAAGCACTTATTAAGTTCAACAGTTGGCTGCAAACGGACACACTTTTTTTAGTTAAGGCAGATAGTATGCCTATTCTAATGGATGAAGGGCTGATGGAAAACCACCCAGGTATCAATTATTACCAACAGTTGAACGAGGTGGCAGATGCAAAGCTAATTGTAGAGAAACAAAAATTATTACCTGACTTACAGGTTGCTTATTTCCAAGGGACCAATAAATTTCCAGAGGCAAAGATATATAAGGGATTCCAGGCGGGTATAGCCATTCCACTTTGGTTTGGTGCCCAAAAGTCCAATATACAAGCTGCCAAAGCAAGTCAGGTAATAGCAGCAGCACAAGGGGAAAACTATCAGGTCCATCTTCAGGCGAAATATGAAAGCTTGAATCAAGACCTTGAAAAGTATAGGAAAGCCATAGACTATTATTTGGGTGTAGGGAAGGGGTTAGCAGTGGGTTTGGTTCACAATGCCCAATTGGCCTATAAGAATGGAGAAATAGATTTTCTACAATACATACAGCTTTTGGAAAATGCCAAGGGCATAGAGTTAACTTATTTGGAAAACCTCTGGCAATATAATTTGACCATTTTGGAGGCAAAATACTTATTGGATTAGATGATGAAAATTAAAATGAAATATAAGGTCTTTTTTTATATACCTCTCTTAAGCTTCACGGTGCTTTTTGCCTGTGACAGTAAAAAGCAGGAGGCTACAGATGGCAATAAAGAGGAATTAACCAGCAATGGTAATATCATTCAGCTAAGTTATCAACAGTATTCCTCAGGCAATTTTGAAACAGGAGGAATGGAGCAGGTCGATTTTCATGAAGTTGTCAATGTGAATGGGATGCTGGATGTGCCACCAGAAAATAAGGTGGCCATTAGTGCCTATTTTGGGGGGTATATAAAAGAACTGAGCTTACTTCCTGGCCAAAAAGTAAATAAGGGACAGGTACTACTGGTGCTTGAAAACCCAGATTATCTTCAAATTCAACAGGATTTTTTAGAGGTTAAGGGCCAAATGAAATATTTGAAAGCAGACTACAGACGTCAGGCAGAATTGGCAAAGGAAAATGTCAGTTCCGAAAAGAAATATCTGAAGGCTGAAGCAGATTATAAGGTGATGAAGGCCAGGTACGAGTCCTTACAAAAAAAACTGCAGCTAATGGGGATTAAGGCTAGTAATTTGGATGAAGAAAATATTTCATCCCGTATCACACTAAAGGCCCCAATTTCCGGATATATAGCTGAGATTTCAGCTGAAAAAGGCATGTTTTTGAATCCTTCGGATATAGCTTTTACCATCACCAATACTGATCATATCCATTTGGAATTAAATGTATTCGAGAAGGATGTTTTGAAAGTTAAGGTTGGTCAAGAAGTGATTTTTAGCCTACAGGATAATCCAGCAGAAAAGTATAAGGGGGAGGTACATTTGGTAGGAAGGACTATAGGTGAGGAAGATAGAAGTATCAGGGTCCATGTTCATATTGATGGAGAGGAGGAATTGGAAAATTTGGTGCCAGGGATGTTTGCTGAAGCAAAAATTTCGGTGGATAGTTCTCAAAGTCCTGCCTTACCAGAAACCGGTGTGGTTAAGGTTGATCAAGATTACTATGTCCTTTTGAAAACCGGTAATGATTCCCAGGAGCATTCCTTTGTCAAAAAACTGGTGAAAGTGGGTAAGCGGGACAGTGATTATGTGGAGATAATAAATGCCAATGATTTTAAAACTGACTCCCAGTTTTTGACGAAAGGTGCCTATAACTTGATTAAAGAATAATATTTATTTTTATGTTTAGCATTGGATAAATCAAATATGGCAAGCCATGAAAATTCTAATCATTGAAGATGAACCTGGTATAGTTAGATTTTTGAAACAAGGATTTGAAGAAGAAGGCTATATGGTAGAATCAGCATCCGATGGAATTCAAGGTTTGGATATGGCTGTGTCCAGTGATTATGATATTATTTTATTGGATTGGATGATTCCGTCAATTAGTGGCATTGAGGTTTGTCGGTCATTCAGAAAGCAAAACACTAAGACCCCCATAATATTTCTTACTGCAAAGGATGAGGTGGCTGATGTGATTTTTGGCCTTCAGGCCGGGGCAAATGATTATATAAAAAAGCCGTTTCATTTTGAAGAGTTACTGGAAAGGGTAAAAGTTCAGTTAAGGCCAGTAAGTGGGGAACATGAGCAATTCTCTGTTGGGAATATTCGCATGGATATTGGTACCCATCAGGTGTTTAAAAATAGTGAAGAGGTTTATCTTACCCAAAAGGAATTTGCCTTGCTTGAATACTTGATTAGAAATAAGGGAAAGGTATGCCGTAGAACACAGATCATTGAGCATGTCTGGGATATTAATTTCGATTACAATTCAGGG harbors:
- a CDS encoding efflux RND transporter periplasmic adaptor subunit, with product MMKIKMKYKVFFYIPLLSFTVLFACDSKKQEATDGNKEELTSNGNIIQLSYQQYSSGNFETGGMEQVDFHEVVNVNGMLDVPPENKVAISAYFGGYIKELSLLPGQKVNKGQVLLVLENPDYLQIQQDFLEVKGQMKYLKADYRRQAELAKENVSSEKKYLKAEADYKVMKARYESLQKKLQLMGIKASNLDEENISSRITLKAPISGYIAEISAEKGMFLNPSDIAFTITNTDHIHLELNVFEKDVLKVKVGQEVIFSLQDNPAEKYKGEVHLVGRTIGEEDRSIRVHVHIDGEEELENLVPGMFAEAKISVDSSQSPALPETGVVKVDQDYYVLLKTGNDSQEHSFVKKLVKVGKRDSDYVEIINANDFKTDSQFLTKGAYNLIKE
- a CDS encoding response regulator transcription factor, yielding MKILIIEDEPGIVRFLKQGFEEEGYMVESASDGIQGLDMAVSSDYDIILLDWMIPSISGIEVCRSFRKQNTKTPIIFLTAKDEVADVIFGLQAGANDYIKKPFHFEELLERVKVQLRPVSGEHEQFSVGNIRMDIGTHQVFKNSEEVYLTQKEFALLEYLIRNKGKVCRRTQIIEHVWDINFDYNSGVIDVYINALRKKLNLEEGENYIQTIRGVGYIAKEL